Genomic window (Oryzihumus leptocrescens):
GCGACTCGAGCGGCCCGATTCCGTGCTCGGCGGGCCCCATCCGTTGGTGGTTGCTCGGAGGTCAGTCGGGTGCGACGTCTCTTCTCTGTGGGAGACCCGGGGGAGGTCTAGCTTTGATTCATGGAGCCGGGGAGCAAGGCGCCGACCCCGAGGACGCGAGCAGCAACGTATGTGGTCGCTGGTATCGGGGTGGCCATTTCCTTGGCGCTGGTGATCGCATGGGTGATCCCGAGGATCGTTGGTCTGCTCATCGTTGGCCTCATCGTTGGCTGGCTCTTCTGGCGGCGTTCAACCCCGCCACCGTCGGCGTAAGGGTTGCCAAGCAGCGCGCGAACGCGGGTCTGCGCATTGACCGCGACTTCGGCGGCTGGGTGTTTGCCCGCTGCGATGCGGGTACGGGGGCCATGTCGACGGGGTTGAGCAGCCAGCCCCCTCGGCTGGGCGCAGCTGGGGCTTCGGGTAGCCGGCCACGAGCGGGCCTCCGTCGTCGCCAGCGCTTGAGACGTTGACCGGGGGAGGAGGTGAGGCGGGGCATTCCGACTGGATCGGCATGCCCCGCCTCGTTGTTGCGTCCTGGCCCGGCTCAGCCCGTGAGCGCGTAGCGGTGGGGTGCGCGAGGACGGCGCGAAGCGCCGCCCGCAGTGCGGGGTCCCACCGGCGAAGCGCGGAGGGCGTGGCCGGGCCGGGTCGCGCGGCGGAGCCGCGCCTTGAGCCAGTACGGAAAGTCTTCACCAGTCCGCGGAAGTGCCCCTGTCGCCGCCACTATGCTTCGACGGCTAGTACATGAGCGCATGTCGTAGACGGGGACCCTACGTGAGCTACCAGGAAAGCCGGACTTGGCAACGGACTCTCGGATCGAGAGACGATGACCCGCACGCGGAGCAGCGGCAGAAACTGCGGGCTGGATTCGAACAATTCCGAGCCCGGGTTGAGCCCCTGGCCTCTGAGATTCCGCTGAGTGTGCCTGGCTATACGGACCACTCCATATCGCATTGCGACAGCCTGTGGAGCGTCGTGGATATGCTGGTCTCGCAAGAATATCCAATCAATCCCGCGGAAGCGTTTGTGCTTGGCGGCACTTTCTTGATTCACGATTTGGGAATGGGTGTCTCTGCGTACGGGGCCGGAGTCCGAGAGATAGTTGACGCCACCGATTGGCTCGATCTCCTTGCGTCAATGTATCCGGACACGTATCGGGCCATTCAGAATGAACTAAAGCGGTCTCTGGATGACAACCCAAATTGGGACGGGATTACTGACCCGAAAGCCAAGGCCGCTCTTACTGCTTACCTCCGCGCCAACCACGCTGATCATGCCAAAGCCATCATGACGCAACGCTGGAAGACGTCGAATGACGAGGATTTCTTTCTCCTTGAGGACGCCGAACTTCGGCACTACTTCGGGGAACTTATTGGAGAATTGGCTCGAAGTCACTGGCAGGACGTGCAATCTCTTCCGGCGAGATTCGGCAAGGTGCGAGGGGCGGTGCCGAAGATGCCGGCGGATTGGACAGTTGATCCCCTCAAGCTAGCGTGCATCTTGCGCACTTCGGATGCAGCGCAAGTGGATAGTCGGCGAGCCGACCCTCTGCACACGCCTTTTAGGCAGCCGCAAGGTGAGTCGAAAAACCATTGGCTGTTTCAAGAGCGGATGTTGATGCCTCACCCGAAGGATGGCCGTCTCGTGTACACGAGCACACGAGACTTTACTATCGACCAGGCATCCGCCTGGTGGCTCGCTTTCGACACGATTCAAATGATCGACGGAGAGCTCCGCAAGGTGGATGCAATCTTGGCGGACCTGAGGCGGCCAAGATTGGATGTCAGGTCAGTGGCCGGGGCGGATACGCCGACACGTCTTTCCGAATATATTCGCGCCACGGACTGGGTTCCTATTGACGCGCGCCCCGTAATCAACGACACCGAAGGAGTGATTGCAAAACTTGGTGGGCAGGCACTGTATGGGCACCGCCAGGGGCACGTGGTTCTCCGGGAACTTCTGGCAAATGCAGTGGATGCTACTCGGCTCAGGGCGGCCGAAGACCCACAGAGCGTCATCCAACCCGTGCGTGTCACGGTGACGCAAGATTCGGACGGAAGATTCGTCGTTGAGGTCGCCGACCAAGGAATAGGTATGACTGTGGAGGAGGTTGTCAACTTCCTCTGTGCCTTTGGCACATCGGGGTGGAATTCCTACGCCACTCGAACGGAGCATCCGGGAGCATTGGCGGCTGGCTACCGGTCGACGGGCCAATTTGGGATCGGCTTCTATAGCGTTTTCATGCTTGCTGACGAGGTGACTGTCCAGTCTCGCTCCACGAATGTGGGGCCAACGGAAACCGCGATCCTGCATTTCTCAAACGGCCTTCATGAGCGCCCGGTGTTGCGCGTTGCCAACTCACGTAACGACTGGCGGCGTGAGCCTGGCACTTCGATCAGTTTCGTGCTGCGTAATGGTGCTCAGGGAATCAGCGAACTAGTAAGCTCATTCGACCCGATCACCGATTTGTCAGACCTCGGTAGGGTCTTAACTGGCCAGACGCGCAGAGCCGCCCTGCTTTGCGGAATGCAAATTCTGGTCCAATGCCTTGGTGGCGCTGAGTACGAAGCGACAAGCGTCGTCCCATGGCGTGAGATGGACCCCGGAATCCTATTTGATCAACTGTACTTTCCAGACACGCAGTACTCGCAGTCGGCGGAGTATGCGCGATGGAGAAGGAACTTTGAGCGATACTCGCGCCCAGTATGTGGAGAGAATGGCGAAACCATTGGGCGCCTTTCTTTGAATTTGGATCCTGAGCAGCGCCCCCACGCCTACAGGGGTCGCACGCCGGGTAGGATCTATTGCGGTGGGTTCATCGCAAATGAAGTTCATGACATCGGTGGCGTACTCCTGGCTGAGCCCGACACGGCGGCGCGCAGCTCCACTCGTGCGGGCCTATCGCTCCGTGAGGGTCGCCGGTGGTTTGAGGAACAAGTTGAATTGTTGGGTGGCGAACTCGCCAACATTAGTGATCGACTTACTGTGGCCACTTGGGCCATCAATATGGGCGTGCCCCTCGAGGATCAGCCCTTTGTTCTCGGTAAGGGCGGCCCCTTGACTCCGGCCGCTTTTCAAGAATGGGCGCTGGATCGTGACCGTATCGAGATCGTCGATTTGATCGGCAACACCGCTGATTATGGAGATGGAACGCTAGTTTTCCTTGATGCGTCTAACGATGCACTGGTGAGATTGGGTGACGATATGGTCTCGTGCCCGTCGACCGAAGACTTTGACCTCATTCGATTCATCGAGGGCCCCATTGGCGGGGAACTTGAGTTTGCTGATGAATTTTTCTGTACGGGTGAGTCGATTCAGGAATGGTGGATCGATAGCGCGACGTCAGTCGCCGGAGAAGTGGTTCGGCGAGCCGCAGCCGCATGGGGGGTCAGCGTGATCGACCTCTTGAGGGCCTCGTGGCACTGTGAGCAAAGTTGGGAAGAAGACAGCGGCCTAGAGATCCTTTCCGTCCGAGGTGAGAAGCTTCGCGTGTCGGGCCTTGCGCTAGTTCGGCCAACTGCAAATTCGCCAGTGGCAGCGCCGTCAGTGTAGTCGAGGTGGTTATCTCGTTCCCGTGCATTCAAGTTGCATCGCCGGCGATGTCGCCGACGGCCGTTTGTGTTTAGGGATACAGGTTCGCGCCGGCTAGTGCTGTGGGCTACGTTTCTCGCAACGCTGTGGGACTTGCAAGGGTTGCGATATTGAAATGTGGGTTCGCCGCGTTGCCAGGAACACCCGCAGCGCTGGCTGCACATTTCGGTGTCACGAACCGATTGCCCGACGGCGTAACGGAGCCGGGGGCGCCAGGCGGCGTTCCGCGGATAGCATCTTGTGTTCCGGCTCGCGTGGGACCGGGGCGACCCCGAGCAGTGTGGACAGGAGCGTAGGCTTCTCTCGTCTGGAAAGGGTCGCGATGTGGGGCAGGGGCGTATGGCGCGGTTGGGCGTTGGGTTGGATCGTCAACTCACCATCCCTGTTGACTTAGGCACCATCAGCAAGAGTCAGCAGTGGACTCCACTGGATTTCGCGTACGCGAGCCCGGCGCTGATGCTCACCTGGCGTGAGCTGCTAGTGGCTGGGTTGCGCGTGGGTAGGCCCAGTTGGCTAGCCCAACTGAGCGCATTTTGGCCCGCGAGGCTTGAGGCCGTTAGGAGAGTGCTCCACCTCCTGTCGCATCTGGGGGAGATGCAATTCGGTGCAAGTGCGGGTCTCGTTCGCACGCGGATATTTGACGATGAAGATGGCAGTGAGAAGGCATTCTCTTCGTACGCAATGGGGATGGCGCTGTGCCAGGCCTACGCATCTCGCGTGTACGCCATGCCAGCCCTCGCGCACTATGACGCCCTTCACGGATCCAGGGGGCTAAGACCGGATCTGGTGCTTCCGTGGGCGCCAAAAGACGTATTTTTTGAAGCGAAAGGTCGTTTCAGAAGACTGCGCAACGAGGCAATGGCTAACGCTGTTGACCAGCTCTTTGGGCACCCGTTTGCCTCGAGGATGAAGGCGGGTGTTGTCACCGCCGGGTGCTTTTCAGGGCCAAGTTCCCGGCTTTCTATGCATGTCCGGACCTTGATGCCTTCCCAGATTAGCGCATACGCCACAATTAGCGCCCTCCAGGGGCGCGACGACGCAAGTGCCCTTGAGTCGTTTGGGGTAACGGGTTCATACCTGTTGGGCCTAGCGCTCACGGGTAACTTTGCCCGACTGACCTTGCAGGAACTCGACGGCGCCCCTTATCTGTGCGGGGTTGATGGCCAATCTGGCCTGGTGATTGGATTGGCTGCCTCGCAAGTTCCCCGCGTGTGGGAGGGGGTCGCGCGCGAGATGCATCTGGACGTGCAGGGCGAAGCGCTATTTGAGCGGGTTGCGAGCGAAAGCGCTATCTATGAGTGCCGTGACCTTGCTGAAGTTTCGGAAATCGCCATCGGCTGGACATCCGACACGGGAGTCCTGCTGGCCGGATGACGCGGGGTTGGTCCGAGTGGGGGAGTCCCCCACGGCGTGCTGCCTCGTCGACGGAGGGGGCAGGGTTGTGGACGTTCCGCTGAGGGGGTCGCCCGTGATCGCGTTCGGTTAGCTCCGCTCGAGGATGTCGGTCCCATCGTGGGCGCGGCTGGCGGGAACGTCAGCCAATGCGTCGTGGACACGTATTGCGAATGCTGGCGTCATGAGGCTGTCCACGTCGTCGCGGACTACCCAGAGGACGCGGCGGGCCTCGTCGGAGGGCTCGGCTGCACCTGAAGCTGCCCTGCATCGATAGACCAGGGCGACGATGTCTCGCGTCATGTTCTTGTAGACGCCTGTTAGTCGCTCGACCTCGACGGTGATGCCGGTTTCCTCGCGGACCTCGCGAATGACGCCCTGTTCGAAAGTCTCGCCGGGCTCGAGGATGCCCCCAGGCGCTTCCCAGGCTCCGTTGTCGCGTCGCTGGATGACGAGAACATGGCCGGCCTCGTCGATCACGACGCCCGCCACGCTGACTGAGTACTTCGGCTGGTCACCCATCTGTCTTCACCGTGTGTCAGGCTAGAGCACTAGGTGAATGGAGGAGTGGTGATCGAGCTCGGGCAAGTTGATCGTGGGGCCGA
Coding sequences:
- a CDS encoding HD domain-containing protein; the protein is MSYQESRTWQRTLGSRDDDPHAEQRQKLRAGFEQFRARVEPLASEIPLSVPGYTDHSISHCDSLWSVVDMLVSQEYPINPAEAFVLGGTFLIHDLGMGVSAYGAGVREIVDATDWLDLLASMYPDTYRAIQNELKRSLDDNPNWDGITDPKAKAALTAYLRANHADHAKAIMTQRWKTSNDEDFFLLEDAELRHYFGELIGELARSHWQDVQSLPARFGKVRGAVPKMPADWTVDPLKLACILRTSDAAQVDSRRADPLHTPFRQPQGESKNHWLFQERMLMPHPKDGRLVYTSTRDFTIDQASAWWLAFDTIQMIDGELRKVDAILADLRRPRLDVRSVAGADTPTRLSEYIRATDWVPIDARPVINDTEGVIAKLGGQALYGHRQGHVVLRELLANAVDATRLRAAEDPQSVIQPVRVTVTQDSDGRFVVEVADQGIGMTVEEVVNFLCAFGTSGWNSYATRTEHPGALAAGYRSTGQFGIGFYSVFMLADEVTVQSRSTNVGPTETAILHFSNGLHERPVLRVANSRNDWRREPGTSISFVLRNGAQGISELVSSFDPITDLSDLGRVLTGQTRRAALLCGMQILVQCLGGAEYEATSVVPWREMDPGILFDQLYFPDTQYSQSAEYARWRRNFERYSRPVCGENGETIGRLSLNLDPEQRPHAYRGRTPGRIYCGGFIANEVHDIGGVLLAEPDTAARSSTRAGLSLREGRRWFEEQVELLGGELANISDRLTVATWAINMGVPLEDQPFVLGKGGPLTPAAFQEWALDRDRIEIVDLIGNTADYGDGTLVFLDASNDALVRLGDDMVSCPSTEDFDLIRFIEGPIGGELEFADEFFCTGESIQEWWIDSATSVAGEVVRRAAAAWGVSVIDLLRASWHCEQSWEEDSGLEILSVRGEKLRVSGLALVRPTANSPVAAPSV
- a CDS encoding NUDIX hydrolase; translated protein: MGDQPKYSVSVAGVVIDEAGHVLVIQRRDNGAWEAPGGILEPGETFEQGVIREVREETGITVEVERLTGVYKNMTRDIVALVYRCRAASGAAEPSDEARRVLWVVRDDVDSLMTPAFAIRVHDALADVPASRAHDGTDILERS